CTAAATTTGCTGCTAAATCTAGAGTGAGAAAATCACCTTGTAACAGTAAAAAATTCTCTTTCTTCCCTAATTGTTTCGCCAATAATGCACATAAATCTCTATCAATTTCTACTGCTAATAAAGACTCTACCAGAGGTAATAAACGCTTAGTCAGAATGCCCGTACCGGGGCCGATTTCCAATATGCGGTCATTTGTACTACACTCTGCCGCCTTAACGATCGCGTCGAGTACCTTATCACTTTTGAGCCAATGTTGAGCAAAGAGCTTGCGCGGTCGTACCATCAATTTTCCTTACTATATCTAAATCTGAGCATTTTACAAAAAATCCATTTCTTACTTTTTTCTTACTTTTAGCTGCCGATTTTTTGGGCTTTTTGTTAGTTGTTCTATTGACTTTAAGTAATACATGTGGTAAAAGCTATGTGCGATCGCCCGAAAGTATCCGACAATAAAAGTGCTGAAATATCCTCCTCTTATCCATCCTTTGAGAATATTATCAGATGACCTTACTTAAATAATTAACATTCCCCAAACGCACATAAATAAGTAAATAAAAAAACCACCCACAACAAGGATAGAATCTTACTCATTTTAAAATTATTACCACAAGAAAAACTCTCCTCAACTCCTCATATTCCTCTGCGTAAACCTCCGCGTTCCTCCGCGTTTAAAAAACAGACTTTCAAAACACACCCACCTTATCCACTGTCTCCCAAGGTAAATCTATATCCTGCCTTCCCACATGACCATAAGCAGCAAGTTTCCTGTAAAAACCACCCTTAATTAATGATGGTAAATGCCTCAAATTAAACTCCTTAAGTATCCCCGCCAAACGAAAATCAAAATGCTTTTCTAATAAAATCGTGATATCCTCATCCGATATCTTCCCCGTACCAAAAGTTTCTACTTGCACACTCACAGGTCGAGAAAGACCGATAGAATAACTCAACTGCACCTCACATTCATCAGCGAGATTTGCAGCTACAACATTTTTCGCAGCATAACGGGCAACATAAGCACCCACCCTATCTATTCTGATGGGGTCTTTACCACTTAAAGCCGAACCACTGTGCTTAGAATATTCACCGTAGGTATCTATCGCATTTTTTCTGCCAGTTAAACCAGAATGTACCGCCGGGCCGCCAACAATAAAAGCACCATCGGGGTTAATAAATATTCTCGTTTTTTCATCTGGTTGAATTGCTTCATCAGCAAACACAGGATAAATCACAGTCTCTCGAATATCATCCTGTAATTGCTTTAAATCTGGCTTGCCAACTTTATTTTGACTGGCGATGACTGTAATACTATGGATGCGATAGGGACGACGATTTTTATATTCCACTCCCACTTGGGTTTTACCATCGGGAGTCAGGTAACTCAAAATATTTTGTCGCTTCACCTGGGTGAGTCGTTTAGCTAGTTTGTGTGCTAACCATATGGGTAACGGCATGAGGACAGGTGTTTGATGACAAGCGAAACCGAACACCGTTGCTTGGTTGGTGACGGTAATTTGTTCTATTTGGGCATCAGATAATTTTTGTTCATCGAATAGATGATAGGGGTCAGACGGTAATTCCTTTAAGCTAGTCAAGATGCTACAGTTTTTCCCATTGAACTCCATCTGTTCATAACCAACTTGGTCAATTACCTGTCTGGCTATGTTGGTAAAATCGACATTAGTATTAGGTTCAAATCTGGCGGCGATAAACACGATGCCAGTAGATGCAGCGCATTCAGTAATGACTCTAGCGTAGGGGTCTTGTTGTAAAAATCTATCAACGATCGCATCACTAATCTGATCACACAGTTTATCAGGATGCCCCTCTGTGACTGATTCAGATGTAAACATGAAATCTTTTTTCATAATTCACCTTGAGAGTGAGGAGTAATAAATTTCCCTGTCTACCTTGTCTAGCCCCTATCCCTCATCTTTTTTTTTGAATTTTGAATTTTGAATTTTGAATTGTCTTACTTCCTTCATTCACAACTAGAGGTAACAAAGCACTACCACCAATAACTGCACCATCTACTAGACCAATAGAGGTAATCTTCAACAGATTTCTTAGCGGTGGAACAGCTACAGCTACTAATTGCAAGGCAAAAGAACCAGTCACCGCCGCAGTTAAGTAGGGGTTCTTGGGAAGTTTTTCTTGACTAAATATGCTGTGTTTTTCGGAACGGCTGCTAATTGTATGTAGGAGTTGGGCGGTTGTCAGACTCATGAAAGCCAGGGTGCTAGCTTGGGGACTGATACCATATTTGAGGAGGCCGTAACCGTATGCGGCTAGAGTGCCGGCAGATATAGTGGCTGACTCAAAGGTAATGCGGCCGAAATCTGACTTCTTAATTATCGAGTCTTGGGGGTTGCGGGGTGGTTGACTTAAGACATCTGGTTCCGGCGCTTCCATTGCTAGGGATAAGCCAGGGAAAATATCTGTAACTAAATTTAGCCAGAGTAGTTGAATGGCATTTAGGGGTTCGCCAATACCTGCGGCTGTGGCGGTAGTCATGACGATGATTTCACTTAAGTTTGTCGCCAACAGAAAATGCACCGACTTACGAATGTTGTTGTAAATTGTCCTTCCCCGACTCACAGCAATAATCATTGTTTCTAGTCGGTCATCTTCTAAAACAATATCTGCTACTTCACGGGCGACATCGGTTCCCCCCTTACCCATCGCCACACCAACTTGGGCAGCTTTCAAAGCAGGGGCATCGTTAATACCATCGCCAGTCATAGCGACAACTTTACCCGCACCTTGTAAAGCTTGGACGATTTGGAGTTTGTTGCTGGGACTGATGCGGGCAAATACATCTACCTTATCGCTGAGGGCAGTTAAGGCTTCGGGGGTGAGGTTGTTGAGGTTGGTGGAGTCGAGGATTTCTAATTGAGGCGATCGATTTAATTCTAATTCTTTTGCGATCGCATAAGCTGTAGGACTTTGATCCCCAGTAATCATGACTGTATTGATCCCCGCATGGTGGAAGTCGGCAATTAATTCCTTTGCCCCCCTTCTAATGGGATCGGCCATCCCTACCAAACCCAACCAAATCAAGTCTGCTTCATGGTTGCCGTTGTGAGATTCATCTATATGGTTGTAAGCGACACCCAACACCCGCAACGCCTTACCCGCCATGCGGTCATTTTCAATTTCCAAAAATTGGCGGTCTTCGTCGGTTAAAGGGGCGACTTGACCATCCTTCATCCACCCTTGGCACATCTGCGCCACTTCACCAGGGCTACCCTTCACAGCAACTAATTTATGTCCATTATGAGTTTCATGGATGGTACTCATAATATTGCGATTTTCCGATCGCAGGTTCGTTTGTAGTAAGGGATACTTATCTCGTAAAGAAACTGCATCTACCCCAGCCGCAATACTCATGTAAATTAAGGCGTTTTCTGTCGCCGAACCTGTAACTACATACTCACCCTCGGTCTTACTGACTTGGGTTTCATTACACAAAACTGAGACATGAATCAGCTTTAACAGTTCATCGTACATATAGGGGTTGATATTTTCCTGCCCAGCGATGAACTGACCATCGACTACTTTAATTTCCCGCGAGTTGGTGTGAATTTCCACCACCGACATTTTATTTTCCGTAATTGTCCCAGTCTTATCCATGCAAATTGTCTGCACGGAACCCAAAGCTTCCACCGCACTCAAACTACGTACCAGGACGTTATTCCGCCGCATATCGCGGATACCCAAAGCTAAGGTTGTGGTGGCAATTGTTGGTAAACCTTCAGGAACAGCCGCCACCGCTAAAGATATGGATGACTTCAACATCTGCACTATTCCATATCCCCGCAGTAGTCCCATACCAAACACCAACCCGCAAAGACCCATGCCAATAATTACGAGTTGACCACCTACCTCATCTAATTGTCTGGCCAGGGGTGTTTCTGTAACATTGGCTGTACCTACTAGGGTTTGGATATGACCCATCTCCGTGAATTGACCAGTAGCTACAACCGCCGCCAGTCCTTGACCCCCGGTGATGTAGGTTCCCCTGTAGATCATATTTAAGCGATCGCCTAAAGGTACATCTTCCCCAGTCAAAGATGCAGTATTCTTACTAATAGGCAGACTCTCGCCAGTTAAAGCCGATTCATCAATACTTAAATTATCTGCCGCAACCAGTCTGGCATCTGCGGCTATATAACTACCCGGTTTGAGAATTAAAATATCTCCCACCACTACATTTTCTGTAGGAATTTCCTGTGGCTTCCCATCCCGTACCACCCAAGCAGAAGTTTGTTCTTGATGCTTCAAAGAATGAATGATGCGTTCTGACTGAGTTTCCGTAGCGAAGCCAATGACAGCATTCAACCCTACCACACCCAAAATTACCACAGCATCAATCAATCCTCCAGTAAATACCGAAACCCCAGCCGCCACACCCAGCAAAGCCACGGGTAGAGATTTGAACTGGTCAACTAAGATACTTAAACTAGAACGCACCTCCATCTGGGAAAGTACATTTGCCCCGTATATACTTAAATTATTGGCAGCCGCCTCATTAGATAGTCCTGATGAAGAGGTTTTAAAGGTATCTAAAACAGTGTTTGCTGGCATTAAATGCCAAGCTTCCGTTTTTTGCTGTTTACTAGCAGCGATTTGTTTCTTCTTCTTAACAATTTTCCCTGGCTTTTTCGCCCTAACTAGCTGACTGCTCTTGCGATAATTTAATATAACTTCATCAATTAAATAAGCAATTTGCTTGTAATTATATTTTGGCGAGAAAAATACCAAGATATTGCTTGTAGAAATGTTAGCTGAAATATCAATAATTTCCGGTCTATTGATGAGCGATCGCTCCAAATATGCTTTTAGAGATAGGGAACGATAAAGTTCTTTTACCTTATATCTAGCTCTCCCTTTGACATTAGTATGTATTGCTTGAATCACCTCGATAGCAACTCCTGTAACGTTCTGAGCCGATCTAAACTTCTATAATATGTCTGCCTGCAACTAATTATAAAGATTAAAAATAGGGTTTATATTCACAAAAAATGTTAAGAGTTTCAAAGTTATATTCATCACAACTTAACAGATATAATTATCTTCTACATTCTTTTATCAAATCTAGCCTTGGCATTGCATCAACAAAATTTTACTCTGATAGAATATTAACCATATAAAACATTACTTAAATAAATTTATCCATCCATCAGCCTAAAGTCACAAACAACAAATGACAATTAGCTTTTTCTCATCAATAATCTAACTTAGCGATTATTCAAACTACCTCTTTAGTCTGAAGGATTCACTAAATAAAAATGCTAGTAGTAATTAGGTGGCTTGCCAGCCAACATATTCATAACTAACACATACTAAATAAATGACAATTTCTACAGACCGCAATCAACAAATTCAACAGTTGCAACAACTAATTCAAGACATCGATTATGTCATGCTAACTACCATTGATGATGATGGCAGTTTACACAGTCGCCCAATGTACTTTAATGGTGATATTGACACCAATGGCACACTCTGGTTTTTCTCATCTGCTAGTTCTCACAAAACCTTGGAAGTAGAAAACCGTCAACAGGTGAGTGTTAACTTTTCATCCCCAAATCAGCAGCGATTTGTATCTATATCAGGTACAGCAGAATTAGTAAAAGACCGTCAAAAACTTGAAGAAGAATGGCAGCCTGAATTAGAAACTTGGTTTCCCCAAGGATTAAATGAACCCGATATTGCTTTACTCAAAGTGAACATCAATAGAGTAGATTATTGGGAGAATGAATCCAATTTTCATGCCAAAACAATTAGTCTATAAATGATGCAAATATTGATAAGGATGAAGATAGATTTTATCCTTATCAATATATAGAGACATCACTATTTTAATCATATAGATATGCAAGTATGGACTCACATTTGCTTGTTACTACTTATACAGTAATATACTACGGTATTTGCTTTGTTTAAATATAAAGAAAATTTAAGTATTAACCTTGAGGCGATCGCCACAACACATCTTACCTCAATATTCCCAAAACTAACCTGATATCAGGCAGATGGTAAACAGGGAAACTGTTGAACGAAAAAATACCTATCTTAATGATTAACATTAATTGTTTACAATCGACACTCAACAACGTTGCAGAGTAAAAATCTTGTTGTTGTAAAGTTAATTCGTTAGATTATTTATACAAGTATAACTTTTCACTTACTTTACTTAAAAATTCATCCATCGTAGAGTAAGAATAGTTTAAATTTTTTAGAATCATATCAAATTTATTTTGAGGTTTGTTGATTTAGCTTACTACATCAGCAACTTCAGTTAATATTAATCAGGTTTTACTGTTTAGTTGCTCATCCTGACTTAGTAGCTCACTTGGTATTAATTTCAACTCATTCAATAGCTTTTAGCCCTCATTGCTCCCATGCTGACCCATCACCGCAAACCCGTGTGCTTATCACTCATATCAACTGATCTGCCATTCTGGTCAGTTGTGGAAACTGCTGGAACACTATATCAAAAAGATATTGATAGGTTCCATTTATTACTGACTGCACCACCACTAATCACCTGTGAAATAGCTAGTCCCGAAAATCCAGAAGAAAAACTTTTACCTCGTACTAGTAAAGCTTATGCCCCTGCTAGTCCTAGAGTTTTATGGTTAGAAATTTCTCCCTATCGAGTAATTATGACCATGCAAGGTAACGACCAAGTAAGTTATCGTCACTTTTGGGAACAGGGGGTTTATGGTGTAAGTAGGTATTGGTTGCCTACCGAATCATTACAACCAAGCGATCCCATTCGCTTACGAAACTATACCAATAGCTTAAGCCTAAGCGGACACGAACTGCCAGAAAATTTGCGTGTAGAATACGAATTATGGGCAGAAAAAGTTCAATTAGGTCGCTATATTCTTAATTTAGAAATTCAACATTAATTAAAAATCTCCGCCCTGTGTGGGTGGAGATTTTGTCATTGGGAATTGGTAATGGGTAGTTGGTTATTAGTTCCTCATCTCTCACCACTGCTTACAACTTAATAGTCACAGTCTTAACTTCCGTGTACTGCTGCAACCCATATTCTCCTAATTCTCGACCAATACCAGACTGCTTGAACCCACCAAAAGGTGCAGCCGCATCGAATACGTCGTAACAGTTTACCCATACAGTACCCGCGCGGACATTGTTAGCGATCGCATAAGCTTTGGTGATATCCTTTGTCCAGACTGCGGCTGCAAGGCCATACATGGTAGTGTTTGCCCGTTGTATGACCTCATCAATGTCTTTGAACTTGATAATACTCATCACCGGGCCGAAAATTTCCTCTTGGGCAATTTTCATCTCATCGCGTACATCAGCGAACACTGTGGGAGCGATAAAAAAGCCCCGTTCCCCGACGCGATTTCCCCCACATAAAATCTGTGCGCCATCTCGCATCCCCGCCTCGATATAACCCATCACCCGGTCGAATTGTTCCTTATCTACCTGCGGCCCTTGTTGGGTATTGGCATCGAAGGGATCACCAACTACACGCTTCTTAGCTTGTTCTACAGTTCTAGCGACAAACTCGTCATAACATTTCTCCTCCACAAATAGCCGCGAACCTGCACAGCAACATTGACCTTGGTTAAAGAATATCGCATCGTGAGCGCCGGCGATCGCTTCATCAAAGTCAGCGTCAGCAAACACAATGTTGGGACTCTTACCACCCAACTCCAAAGTTACTCGCTTCAGGTTAGTTTTCGCGGCGGCTTCCATAATCAGATGTCCCACCTCAGTCGAACCAGTGAACGCCACCTTATCTACATCCATGTGATGCGATATTGCCGCCCCAGCCGTTGGCCCGTATCCTGATAAAATATTCACCACCCCAGGAGGGAAACCAGCTTCCACAATCAACTCTCCCACCCGTAAGGCAGATAGTGGAGTTTGTTCGGCTGTTTTCATCACCACAACATTACCCGTGGCTAAAGCTGGGGCTAACTTCCACGCCTGCATTAACAAAGGGAAATTCCAAGGGATAATTTGCCCAACTACACCCATCGGTTCGTGACGAGTGTAACAGAAATAAGGCCCATTAATGGGGATGGTCTTTCCTTGTACCTTATCTGCCCAACCTGCGTAGTAACGATAGCAGGCGATGACTAAAGATAAATCACCCAAAGAATCTTGTAAAGGTTTACCGTTGTCTAGAGTTTCTAACCGCGCCAACTCATCAATATTCTGTTCAATTAAATCTGCTAACTTATAAAGCAAATCACCCCGTCTGGTAGCAGATATCTTCGACCATTCTCCATTGAAAGCAGCACGGGCTGCTTTTACAGCCTTATCCACATCCGCCGCATCTGCTTCCGCCACATCGCATATGACATCGCCTGTAGCTGGGTTAATCGTCTCAAATCTTCGACCGCTAACACTCTCTACCCACTCATTGTTAATTAGCAGTCTGGTTGGGCCGACTTTCACCTGTTGTTTTGGTTCCTTCGCTGTAACCATCAGGCCCTCCTCAAGCTATAAAAAAGTTTGTTTAAATCTATATCTTTATGTTTCCTGCTATACAGCAGTTAGCTAGATTTCTTTAGATATTTTTTGTATTTGCTTAATATTACTACGTGAAATATTACTGACAAGAGCAGGCCACTATTAATACTCATCCAAATGAAATATTATTTTATTCCTTAAGTTAGTAGCAGAAAGTTGATGTATAACTTTAGTTGTATTTCTAAAGTATGAGAAAGGTTTTTTTCTAATTAAAAATCAATTGAAAATAATACATTTATTTATAGAATAGACGATTGAAGAAATTCTCAAGACACAATTATAAGATTTACCTATAAATTTGATAGCAAATACTAATAATTTAACCGTTAAAAATAGGTGCATTGCTAATAGCAAACCAAGTGCGATCCCCCACAACACCATCAACCTTTAAATTATTACGCAATTGAAAAGATTTCACGGCTGCTTCTGTAATTAAACCGAAATATCCATCAAGCAATCCTGTATAGTATCCAGTAAGATGTAATCTTTGTTGCAGTAATCTCACCAGTTCACTTTGGCTTCCATATTGAATTATCGGTAAATTAGTCGCCCCGCCTGCGTATAATGAAAGCCAAGTTTTATACTCTACGATCCCAGTATCTAGCAGAAAAACGCGATATTGAAATAAGATTACACCCCCAACAGTCTCCAAATCTAACACCCCATCGATAGGCCCAGAATAACAATAGTACTTGCTTAAAAGCCGTTGTAATTCTTTTACTGCTTCGCCTGTATCACCTTGTTTGAGAGTTGGTTGCTCTTCAGGAAATTTTTGACTAATTTTCTCTGTCATAATGCTCATGTCGGATACTCCAAAATCGTTGTGCTTGAGACAACAAGAATAAAATAGGAAGCTATATCAAAAATTCACTCACTATCATTGATTTTGAACCATCCAACTGGTTAGCCCAATAGCAGGAAGACAAAATATAATAATGGGTCGGCATCATTTTTAACTGTTATTGTTTTAACAGGTAAAGAGCGGAAA
Above is a genomic segment from Nostoc sp. MS1 containing:
- the metK gene encoding methionine adenosyltransferase is translated as MKKDFMFTSESVTEGHPDKLCDQISDAIVDRFLQQDPYARVITECAASTGIVFIAARFEPNTNVDFTNIARQVIDQVGYEQMEFNGKNCSILTSLKELPSDPYHLFDEQKLSDAQIEQITVTNQATVFGFACHQTPVLMPLPIWLAHKLAKRLTQVKRQNILSYLTPDGKTQVGVEYKNRRPYRIHSITVIASQNKVGKPDLKQLQDDIRETVIYPVFADEAIQPDEKTRIFINPDGAFIVGGPAVHSGLTGRKNAIDTYGEYSKHSGSALSGKDPIRIDRVGAYVARYAAKNVVAANLADECEVQLSYSIGLSRPVSVQVETFGTGKISDEDITILLEKHFDFRLAGILKEFNLRHLPSLIKGGFYRKLAAYGHVGRQDIDLPWETVDKVGVF
- a CDS encoding cation-translocating P-type ATPase, with translation MIQAIHTNVKGRARYKVKELYRSLSLKAYLERSLINRPEIIDISANISTSNILVFFSPKYNYKQIAYLIDEVILNYRKSSQLVRAKKPGKIVKKKKQIAASKQQKTEAWHLMPANTVLDTFKTSSSGLSNEAAANNLSIYGANVLSQMEVRSSLSILVDQFKSLPVALLGVAAGVSVFTGGLIDAVVILGVVGLNAVIGFATETQSERIIHSLKHQEQTSAWVVRDGKPQEIPTENVVVGDILILKPGSYIAADARLVAADNLSIDESALTGESLPISKNTASLTGEDVPLGDRLNMIYRGTYITGGQGLAAVVATGQFTEMGHIQTLVGTANVTETPLARQLDEVGGQLVIIGMGLCGLVFGMGLLRGYGIVQMLKSSISLAVAAVPEGLPTIATTTLALGIRDMRRNNVLVRSLSAVEALGSVQTICMDKTGTITENKMSVVEIHTNSREIKVVDGQFIAGQENINPYMYDELLKLIHVSVLCNETQVSKTEGEYVVTGSATENALIYMSIAAGVDAVSLRDKYPLLQTNLRSENRNIMSTIHETHNGHKLVAVKGSPGEVAQMCQGWMKDGQVAPLTDEDRQFLEIENDRMAGKALRVLGVAYNHIDESHNGNHEADLIWLGLVGMADPIRRGAKELIADFHHAGINTVMITGDQSPTAYAIAKELELNRSPQLEILDSTNLNNLTPEALTALSDKVDVFARISPSNKLQIVQALQGAGKVVAMTGDGINDAPALKAAQVGVAMGKGGTDVAREVADIVLEDDRLETMIIAVSRGRTIYNNIRKSVHFLLATNLSEIIVMTTATAAGIGEPLNAIQLLWLNLVTDIFPGLSLAMEAPEPDVLSQPPRNPQDSIIKKSDFGRITFESATISAGTLAAYGYGLLKYGISPQASTLAFMSLTTAQLLHTISSRSEKHSIFSQEKLPKNPYLTAAVTGSFALQLVAVAVPPLRNLLKITSIGLVDGAVIGGSALLPLVVNEGSKTIQNSKFKIQKKR
- a CDS encoding pyridoxamine 5'-phosphate oxidase family protein, with product MTISTDRNQQIQQLQQLIQDIDYVMLTTIDDDGSLHSRPMYFNGDIDTNGTLWFFSSASSHKTLEVENRQQVSVNFSSPNQQRFVSISGTAELVKDRQKLEEEWQPELETWFPQGLNEPDIALLKVNINRVDYWENESNFHAKTISL
- a CDS encoding aldehyde dehydrogenase family protein; protein product: MVTAKEPKQQVKVGPTRLLINNEWVESVSGRRFETINPATGDVICDVAEADAADVDKAVKAARAAFNGEWSKISATRRGDLLYKLADLIEQNIDELARLETLDNGKPLQDSLGDLSLVIACYRYYAGWADKVQGKTIPINGPYFCYTRHEPMGVVGQIIPWNFPLLMQAWKLAPALATGNVVVMKTAEQTPLSALRVGELIVEAGFPPGVVNILSGYGPTAGAAISHHMDVDKVAFTGSTEVGHLIMEAAAKTNLKRVTLELGGKSPNIVFADADFDEAIAGAHDAIFFNQGQCCCAGSRLFVEEKCYDEFVARTVEQAKKRVVGDPFDANTQQGPQVDKEQFDRVMGYIEAGMRDGAQILCGGNRVGERGFFIAPTVFADVRDEMKIAQEEIFGPVMSIIKFKDIDEVIQRANTTMYGLAAAVWTKDITKAYAIANNVRAGTVWVNCYDVFDAAAPFGGFKQSGIGRELGEYGLQQYTEVKTVTIKL
- a CDS encoding peptidoglycan-binding protein, yielding MSIMTEKISQKFPEEQPTLKQGDTGEAVKELQRLLSKYYCYSGPIDGVLDLETVGGVILFQYRVFLLDTGIVEYKTWLSLYAGGATNLPIIQYGSQSELVRLLQQRLHLTGYYTGLLDGYFGLITEAAVKSFQLRNNLKVDGVVGDRTWFAISNAPIFNG